A stretch of DNA from Adhaeribacter swui:
AAATATCTTACTTACTAATCTCATGAAATACTCTTTAACCGCCGTTTGCTTTGTATTACTGACTGCTTTTTTATACTTCGGCTTTTCTGGTAAAAAAAGTTCTTCCACCATTATCACGGTCAGTACTTTCGGGAAGCAACCTACCGTAACCATAGATAAAGCCAACAATGTAAAGGTGGTATTTGGTCAGGGAGAGGAAATATTTTATACTATTTCTAAGGATTTAGGTAAGTCGTTTACCTCTCCACAGCGAATCGGCAAACAAACGAAGTTAGCTTTAGGGATGACGAGGGGGCCACAGATTACTACTACTAAGGATTTTACAATTGTGGCCGCAGCAGATCATACGGGTAAGATCATGGTCTATCGTCTAAAAAATAACAAAAGTAAGTGGAGCCAACCAGTTAACATCCTAAATAGTGACACAACAGCTAAAGAAGGCTTTATAGCTCTGGCCAGCGGCAAAGATAATGTGGTTTATGCAGCGTGGTTAGACATGCGAATAGCCGATAAGAATAATATATTTAGCTCCTACTCCTTAGATGGTGGTAAAACTTGGTCAAAAAGTAAGTTGGTGTATAAAGCGCCGGAAGGTGGCATATGCCCTTGCTGCCGGCCATCCATAACGGCCGATCAGAAAGGCAATGTTTATGTAATGTTCCGTAATGAGTTAAAAGGTTCTCGTGATATGTATGTAGCTCACTCGAAAGATAGCGGTAAAACATTTAGCCCGGCTCAAAAGCTAGGATTGGGAACTTGGACATTGAAGGCCTGTCCAATGGATGGTGGAGCTATAGCTATGGATGCATCTAGCAAAGTAGGAACTTCTTGGCGGCGCGAAAATACAATTTACTATGCCGAACCTGGTTCCTTGGAGCAGAAAATAGCGGAAGGTAAAGCAAGTAGTTTAGTTAAAACCCTAAAAGGGAATTATATCGTTTGGCAACAAGGAAATAATATAATGTCACTTCCTCCAGGTAAAATTGGACCGGAAGTTTTAGGCACAGGTATCTATCCACGGTTAGCTACTTTGCTTAACCAACAAGTACTTAGTGTTTGGGAAAAAGAAGGAAAGATAGTAGCAAAAATTTTACCTTGACTTATAACCAGTTATATATAATAGTAATTGCAAAGTTGATTATATCAGCAAGTTCCCTTTTTACTTGTTATAGAAATTAAAACAGGTTCAAAGGAGGATGAGGCTGCTTGTCTTTATCTAGGGTTTTAATCAGCTCGTGCAATATTGAATAGTTGGAGTTGGCTTTTAACAAGTCTACTTGCTGTAGGCTGTTGACGAGTAGCTTCCGATTACAAATATTAAGGCGGTTAATCATAGGTACGATGCTGTTCAGGTAGCGATTATAAAAGCCGGCAATATCTTCTACCCTATCTGGTATTTTATAACCAGACTTGCCCTGAATACTTACTATTAGCACTCCATCATCTCGCAAATGCTGAATACAGACTCTGAGCTGCTGTTCAGAGAAGTTGGGAAACACTCTTTTTAGTTTATCTATGATTTCGTATTTCTCAACCAGCCTTTCTGGTGCCGTGCGAAACATAAGGTACAAATATTGTAACACTGCTTGCGCCTCTTCGGAAAGCCGGTGGTGCTGGGCTAAGGCTTCCCGAGCAGATGCTGCTGCTATTTTGGCAATCAACTCATTTTTTTCATGGTCGTGTTCCGGAATAGAAAGAAAAAAATCCGTTTTCTCGAAAGGATAAAAATCTACAAAACTTCTATCGTGCAATAGGTCAAATAAGAAAGAAGCTTTTTCGTGACTATGACTGGTACAATAAATCTTACCTAAACACCCAGCGATGAAATCCGCCAGTTGCACCAGGGTTTCGGCTTGGTCATCTTCTACTAACTGGTAAGTTCTATCTGGGGTAAACAAATCCCGTTGGATGACTTTGGTCTGAATATAATGCTGTAAGCTCCGCCGGAACTCTGGCCAGCCCAATTGGTCGGCATGGATGGAGAAGGACGTAAAGTTTTTAGGAAATTGCTGTAAGAAGATGCGGTTGAAGTATTTGTAAAAGATAGTATTCTGGTCAAGCCCCTCCCCTGTTACCTTACTTTTATTAATCACTAGGCTAAGAACCAGAAAATCCAATTGCCGCAATTCTTTTAAAACATCAAGTCGTTTTTGAAAACCATTCTCATCGTTGGCAATACGGCTAGACTTTATAGGATGCCCTTGGAAATAGCGTCGGCTAATATCCGCTCGCAGCTTTCGGGCTTGCTCTATTTGTGCCTCTTCAATAAGTACTGCTGTTAAAACAAAATGCGAGAAGGTGCCAGTTTTCTCCAGGTTCAGGCTCGTATTACCAAATTCGTCGACAAAGATGTGAAGGTGCTGCATAAGCCTGGTACGTGTAGTAAAGCTTTTATCCCTTCAAGTTAAAAATTATTCTTAATCCCTAAAGCTTTCTGGTAGAAATACTCTTGGACCCGTTGTACTCATTTATATATTATAAAGAGTATCATAGGTTGACAAGCTTACACTTACCGGTTGCTTGTTTGTAATATAGATTAGGACTTTCTTGTCCCTTTTGTAATCCTTTATTGATTTTTCAGTTAACTGGTGTCTGACTTCATAAAAGTAGATATGCAGTCTATTTGTTTTGGAATAAGAAATTTAAAAATTAACTTCTATTTAACTGTATGTGAGCAATATATTTAAATCATATTTGATTACTTTACTATTAGTAATAGAAGTACAATAATCATATGTGTTCTAAGTAATATAATATTATTGTACTTACAATGTTGTTGATAACATATTAATCAAATTACCATTGATGTTACTAATATTAAAGTATTATTTATAGTTATGGGACTTTATAATTCTAATCCGCTGTGCATTCAGATAAATGACTTATTTTAAAAAAGTAATCTGATATTATATCCTCACAAAAGATTATATTACTATATAACTTTATTATTAATATTATTATGTTGATTAATTACTTTATTACTAATGTTACTTTATTATTTTTATTAGTTTTTAATATTAGTAACATAATGTTTTGACATAGTAGTATGATACTATGCACATGTATTATTATGTTACTTTATGTTATTTAATATAATATTAATCAACATAATTATTATTATATTACTTTGTTCCTAGTAGTCTTTTATTACTTATCATCTGATAGTTAAGTACACATAAACTAAGTTTATCCTGTTTGTCGGTGGCTTACCAATTCAGAACTAGCAGGTATTGCCATAAGCCTGCTATTAGTTTTAATCAGACTAGATAATATTGGCTTCGGGTTAAGGACCTTCTTCCCAGCTATTTCAAATTGTTTTTTTCCTATTAAAGGTAAGTTGCCAATATAATTACTAGGTGGGCATAAGTATGGTTTCCCACCTTATAATTTAACTGATTCTCCTAGCTGCTGACATCTATGTTTTCTTCTGTTGTCGATGTTCTAAAAGAACTACTATTTCTTTAAGAGATAATCTTCTGGTTTACTACTTGCCTAAGCTAAGCCACTTAAAACTTTAATTTACATTACCTCTACGTGCGTAGTGATAATGTAATTTAAGTTATCATTGCGTATATTTACCTGTAAAATTGGCAGACTTTACCCATGCAGGAAACTAAGTACGTTACTTATATAAGAGTATCCACCAAAAAACAAGGTGAATCCGGGTTGGGGTTGCAATCTCAGCAAACTTACCTCGACCATTTTTACGCCAATAAAAATGTGATTGCTGAGTTTACTGAAAATGTCAGTGGTAAGGATATTAGCAACCGACCGAAATTGCAGCAGGCGTTGGCTTTATGCAAAAAGGAAAAGGCCGTGCTGGTGGTGGCCAAGATTGACCGGTTAAGCCGTAACACCGAACAAGCACTTTGGATTTATTCTGAACTAGACGGTAGGTTAGAGAGTTGTGATATTCCGAACCTGGATAAATTTACGCTTACTTTGTTTATGGCTATTGCTGACCGGGAGCGGGAGTTGATCAGTCTTAGAACCGCTAATGCTTTAGCTGAAAAAACCAAGCGACTGGGCGAGTGGCGGAAAGCAAGTGCTCCCTTTATAAATAAGACCGCTAATTATTTGGCAGTAGCAGTGAATAAAAAAAAGGCCAGAGCCAATGAAAACAATAAGCGGGCTGCGGCACTTATCCAACTACACCGCCAACAAAATAAGTCCTGGAAAGATATTGCATTGGAACTAAACGATGCTGGATTTAGAGCTAGTAGGGGAGGGGCATTCCAGGCTGTTCAAGTGCAAAGAATCTACAATCGCTTAATTAGTTCTTAAAACCTAGAAGTAGCATTTAGTATCTCGTAAGTTGAAAAAAAACTGAAATATAGAAAGTAATCTAACTATTAAGGTTCTATTGAGACATAAGAAATTAAGATTTGAAGATTCCAGATGCCTTTAAGAAAATTGAATATTAAAAATAGGTTTTATAAGTTAAGAACCGAAAAAACAGGTTTTATAAGTTAAATATTTATAAAACAGATTTTATAAGTCTATACATAGTTTTTACTACTTATAAAATCTGTTTATTTAGGTGGTATAAACAGATTTTATAAGCTACAAAAACAGGTTTTATAAGTTTATATACCTAATGTTGTCCGGAAGTAACCACCTGGGTTATTTATATCTTTCCGGCGAAGTGAGATATCGTAGAGGCATTTATTGGCTTTTTTCCGGAGCTCCGTACTATTAAGAATTTTGTTGATAAGGTTAGTATCCAATATTCCAATGTCTCTTAGACGTCCTTTCAGCTGGGCTGCTTCTCGGTCTAATTCTTCAGACTCGAAAGGAATAACCGTTTGTACTTGGGAAACCATCTTAATGGTAAAGGTAAGTTTGTGAATGGATTTACCTTTCTTTTCTGTTACAGCATATGCCACTCGTAGGTCTGATACTTCATTAATTTGCCGAATAGCTGGTTCTAACACATAATCCTTAAATTGACCCCATTGCTTATATTGTTCTGGAGCTTTACCGGATGGATCTTTCAAGTTTAGCCGATATCGTAACTGCTCCACTTCGAAAGTCATTGCACCTAAATCTTTCCACCTAGAAAACTGCACATAGAGCCATTTAGCGTACTTGGAAGTCATGGAAAGTACACAGAAGAGCTGGAAACTGGTAAAATTATTTTTTAGGTCTACCAAGTATGGCTTTAAATCTTCAGCTATAGAAAGTTGAATGCGGCCTTGTCCTTTTAAGTATTTGGCGCTACTCATCATGGCCACCTGGAGTAGTCCATCCTCTTCTTCGATTTCGAACACCTTGCCTATTAGGCCCGCAGTAGCTTCCCGCAACTGCTGGTAATTCCATTGTCGACCAGTTAACTCCTCAATTTCTTTAACACTGATAATATACTTGGTG
This window harbors:
- a CDS encoding sialidase family protein, translated to MKYSLTAVCFVLLTAFLYFGFSGKKSSSTIITVSTFGKQPTVTIDKANNVKVVFGQGEEIFYTISKDLGKSFTSPQRIGKQTKLALGMTRGPQITTTKDFTIVAAADHTGKIMVYRLKNNKSKWSQPVNILNSDTTAKEGFIALASGKDNVVYAAWLDMRIADKNNIFSSYSLDGGKTWSKSKLVYKAPEGGICPCCRPSITADQKGNVYVMFRNELKGSRDMYVAHSKDSGKTFSPAQKLGLGTWTLKACPMDGGAIAMDASSKVGTSWRRENTIYYAEPGSLEQKIAEGKASSLVKTLKGNYIVWQQGNNIMSLPPGKIGPEVLGTGIYPRLATLLNQQVLSVWEKEGKIVAKILP
- a CDS encoding DUF3800 domain-containing protein, with amino-acid sequence MQHLHIFVDEFGNTSLNLEKTGTFSHFVLTAVLIEEAQIEQARKLRADISRRYFQGHPIKSSRIANDENGFQKRLDVLKELRQLDFLVLSLVINKSKVTGEGLDQNTIFYKYFNRIFLQQFPKNFTSFSIHADQLGWPEFRRSLQHYIQTKVIQRDLFTPDRTYQLVEDDQAETLVQLADFIAGCLGKIYCTSHSHEKASFLFDLLHDRSFVDFYPFEKTDFFLSIPEHDHEKNELIAKIAAASAREALAQHHRLSEEAQAVLQYLYLMFRTAPERLVEKYEIIDKLKRVFPNFSEQQLRVCIQHLRDDGVLIVSIQGKSGYKIPDRVEDIAGFYNRYLNSIVPMINRLNICNRKLLVNSLQQVDLLKANSNYSILHELIKTLDKDKQPHPPLNLF
- a CDS encoding recombinase family protein — translated: MQETKYVTYIRVSTKKQGESGLGLQSQQTYLDHFYANKNVIAEFTENVSGKDISNRPKLQQALALCKKEKAVLVVAKIDRLSRNTEQALWIYSELDGRLESCDIPNLDKFTLTLFMAIADRERELISLRTANALAEKTKRLGEWRKASAPFINKTANYLAVAVNKKKARANENNKRAAALIQLHRQQNKSWKDIALELNDAGFRASRGGAFQAVQVQRIYNRLISS
- a CDS encoding replication initiation protein, yielding MEQLEIKETKIQVRHHNVITNARHELSAVQLDIYFMMLSRLKPGDSKDTKYIISVKEIEELTGRQWNYQQLREATAGLIGKVFEIEEEDGLLQVAMMSSAKYLKGQGRIQLSIAEDLKPYLVDLKNNFTSFQLFCVLSMTSKYAKWLYVQFSRWKDLGAMTFEVEQLRYRLNLKDPSGKAPEQYKQWGQFKDYVLEPAIRQINEVSDLRVAYAVTEKKGKSIHKLTFTIKMVSQVQTVIPFESEELDREAAQLKGRLRDIGILDTNLINKILNSTELRKKANKCLYDISLRRKDINNPGGYFRTTLGI